In the genome of Deltaproteobacteria bacterium, the window GGGAGTTTCCTCGTCCAGAAGGACCACAGGTTTTCCCAGATCTCCTGCTACCACTGTGGACGGATCCAAGGGAATGGCCCCGAGAAACCTCAATCCGTACTTTTCGGCCAGGTCCCGGCCTCCTCCGGACTTGAACAAATCAATCTTCTTGCTGCAATGAGGGCAGATGAGTCCGCTCATGTTTTCGACCACTCCCAGAATGTTGGCCTGGGCGTACTGGAGGAAATTGACGGCCTTACGCACGTCAGCCAGGGAAATCTCTTGCGGAGTGGTCACAACGATGCTCAATGCCTCGGGAATGGTCTTCAGCACGGTCATGGGCTCGTCTCCGGTGCCCGGAGGCGAGTCGATGACCAAAAAGTCCAGTTCTCCCCAGTCCACATCGGCCACGAACTGCCGTATGGCCCCGGTCTTCATTGGCCCTCGCCAAAGAACGGCCTGGTCCGGATCCTTGAGCAGGGACTCCATGGAAACTACGGCCAAATTCTCGTTGTACATCTTCGGTTGGACAATGGATCCCCTGTCGATCTCAAGGAGACCCTTGAGCCCCAGAAGGTGGGGAACGCTGGGTCCATGGATGTCCACGTCCAGCAGGCCGACCCGGTAGCCCTTGATGGACAGCGCCGCGGCCAGATTGACGGCAACGGAACTCTTGCCCACTCCGCCCTTGCCGCTCATGACGAACAACTTGTATTTGATCTTGCTCAGGGTCGAGGCGATCAATTGATCCTGCAGGGCGTTGGCGCTGCTTTTCTTGTCTGTGCCGCTCGACGGGCAGGTACTCATCCTGTCATCACTCCTTGCTCGATATTTAGATCAATTTCAGGGCTGCGAAGCCCAGGATAACCAGGACCAGTGTGGCACTGACCACCAGATTGAATCGCTCGGCCAGAAAATATCTGGCCTGTTCACCAAAGAAATGGATGAACAAGGCGATCAGAAAAAACCGCAGCCCTCTGCTGAGAATGGAGGCCAGAACAAAGGTCGGCCAATCGATTCTGAATGCCCCGGCCGTCAACGTGCACAGCTTGTAGGGGATCGGTGTCAGCCCGGCCACAACCACGGCCCAGGCACTCCATTCCCTGTACCACTCCTGGACCACTCCATATTTGTCCGTCAGACCATAAAAGGCAATAATCGGATCACCGATGGCCTCCATAAAATATTGACCGATCAGATAGCCGAACACTCCGCCGAGAATGGACAAGACCAAACAGATCCCGGCATACCGGAAAACCCGATCCCGTCTGGCCAGGCCCATGGGAATGAGCAGCAGATCTGGAGGAATGGGAAAAAAAATCGATTCTGTGAAGGACACGACCATCAAAACCTTTTCGGCCCCTTTTCGGCCGGCCACATCCCACAGCCAATCCATCCATCTTTGAATGAATTTCATGATTCACCATCCATGATTACCAACAAGATCGACGAAGGCCACTGCCCCATGATTCTCTTTGGAAAGCTGCCCGGCATCCTTGCGCAGCACGATCAGTTCCTGATTACGTCTTGAGGAACCCACGGGCATGACCAAAATCCCCGGATTTGCCAACTGGGTGATAAGCGGATTTGGAATATCCGGGCCTCCGGCCGTGACGATGATCCGGTCGAATGGTGCCTCCTCGGGCCAGCCCATGGTCCCGTCGTCGAGCTTGAGGCTAACGCCGAAGATGCGCATGTCCATCATCCGCTTCTTGACCTGCATATAGAGGGACCTCACCCGCTCGACCGTGAACACATCCGCCCCCATTTCGGCCAGAACTGCGGCCTGGTAGCCTGATCCGGTCCCGATTTCCAAGACCTTCATCCCCGAGGAAACGTTCAAAAGTTCGGACATTCTGGCCACTATATAGGGCTGGGAGATTGTCTGGCCGTAGCCGATTGGCACGGGATGGTCACCATAGGCCTGGGCCTGGAGGGCCTCCTCGACAAAAAGATGTCGGGGAAGTTTCTCCATGGCCTTGATCACGGCCGGATCGGATACGCCTCGGGCCACGATCTGCTCACGGACCATCCGCTGTCTGTTGCGAATCCAGTCGCGGCTCATCGGCCGGTACCACACCGATGATCCGTCTGGGCCAAATAGCGGCTTTGCCTTGACAAGATTGGAGACATGGCCCAAGAATCTTGACTACAGTACGGACATAACACGGGAGGTTCC includes:
- a CDS encoding ATP-binding protein, whose translation is MSTCPSSGTDKKSSANALQDQLIASTLSKIKYKLFVMSGKGGVGKSSVAVNLAAALSIKGYRVGLLDVDIHGPSVPHLLGLKGLLEIDRGSIVQPKMYNENLAVVSMESLLKDPDQAVLWRGPMKTGAIRQFVADVDWGELDFLVIDSPPGTGDEPMTVLKTIPEALSIVVTTPQEISLADVRKAVNFLQYAQANILGVVENMSGLICPHCSKKIDLFKSGGGRDLAEKYGLRFLGAIPLDPSTVVAGDLGKPVVLLDEETPARKALLELSETVARAARESLEAVSSIHV
- a CDS encoding DedA family protein produces the protein MKFIQRWMDWLWDVAGRKGAEKVLMVVSFTESIFFPIPPDLLLIPMGLARRDRVFRYAGICLVLSILGGVFGYLIGQYFMEAIGDPIIAFYGLTDKYGVVQEWYREWSAWAVVVAGLTPIPYKLCTLTAGAFRIDWPTFVLASILSRGLRFFLIALFIHFFGEQARYFLAERFNLVVSATLVLVILGFAALKLI
- a CDS encoding protein-L-isoaspartate(D-aspartate) O-methyltransferase, yielding MSRDWIRNRQRMVREQIVARGVSDPAVIKAMEKLPRHLFVEEALQAQAYGDHPVPIGYGQTISQPYIVARMSELLNVSSGMKVLEIGTGSGYQAAVLAEMGADVFTVERVRSLYMQVKKRMMDMRIFGVSLKLDDGTMGWPEEAPFDRIIVTAGGPDIPNPLITQLANPGILVMPVGSSRRNQELIVLRKDAGQLSKENHGAVAFVDLVGNHGW